In Excalfactoria chinensis isolate bCotChi1 chromosome 3, bCotChi1.hap2, whole genome shotgun sequence, one DNA window encodes the following:
- the PSMB1 gene encoding proteasome subunit beta type-1 — MLAAAGYAELRPEPGYGVGAPVQYRFSPYTFNGGTVLAIAGEDFCIVASDTRLSEGYAIHSRDSPKCYKLTERTVIGCSGFHGDCLTLTKIIEARLKMYKHSNNKTMTTGAIAAMLSTILYSRRFFPYYVYNIIGGLDEEGKGAVYSFDPVGSYQRDSFKAGGSASAMLQPLLDNQIGFKNMQNVEHVPLTLEKALQLVKDVFISAAERDVYTGDALKICVVTKDGIKEETIQLRKD, encoded by the exons ATGCTGGCCGCCGCGGGATACGCTGAGCTGAGGCCGGAGCCGGGCTACGGGGTGGGCGCGCCCGTGCAGTACCGCTTTTCGCCCTACACCTTCAACGGCGG gACTGTGTTGGCGATCGCTGGAGAAGACTTCTGCATTGTTGCCTCTGACACACGACTGAGTGAAGGTTATGCAATTCACAGCCGGGACAGTCCAAAATGCTACAAACT AACAGAGCGAACAGTCATTGGATGCAGTGGCTTCCATGGTGATTGCCTTACACTTACAAAGATTATCGAAGCAAGATTAAAG ATGTACAAGCATTCCAATAACAAGACCATGACTACCGGAGCTATTGCAGCAATGCTGTCCACAATCCTGTATTCTCGACGTTTCTTTCCTTACTACGTTTACAACATCATCGGTGGACTTGATGAGGAAG ggaAGGGAGCAGTCTATAGCTTTGATCCAGTAGGCTCATACCAGAGAGATTCTTTCAAAGCAGGTGGATCAGCAAGTGCCATGCTGCAGCCCTTGCTTGATAACCAG ATTGGTTTCAAGAACATGCAAAACGTGGAGCACGTACCTCTGACCCTGGAGAAGGCTTTGCAGCTGGTTAAAGatgtctttatttctgctgctgagagaGATGTGTACACTGGTGATGCGCTTAAGATTTGTGTTGTCACCAAAGATGGAATTAAAGAGGAAACCATCCAATTAAGAAAAGACTAA